One Epinephelus lanceolatus isolate andai-2023 chromosome 10, ASM4190304v1, whole genome shotgun sequence genomic region harbors:
- the LOC117266347 gene encoding zinc-binding protein A33-like translates to MAEKITLLESFLNCHVCSETFRDPVSLSCNHRFCSSCLQKFWEQANNKNCPICKRKSSRDNLTVDFALKELADSFAGRQKAGSCETVKGDRKVEVVCSKHQEEPKLFCKDEDRVVCTVCEFSLHHSHKVVPVEQAVSDLKDQLRSDLKSLQDKRDKHEKMKNTYDEVIQHSKKQVLSTERQIRAEFNKLHQFLKEEEESRLAALREEEEQKAKTIKREMKMIQQQISSLSDCISAVEGELQKHNMSFLSSYKATQSRARVQSSLSDPQLVSGALVDVAKHLGNLSFRVWEKMKEEVHFSPVILDPNTAARWLHLSDDLTSVRNDTKQQLPDNPERHTRYTMVLGSEGFSSGKHSWEVEVGDHPNWRLGVAKESVDRKGKLLVTPKYGIWCIMHNDGKYNNGLAKTVTVKKSLQKIRVQLDYDRGEVSFFNPEDNALIYTHSDTFTEKLLPFFSVGKSGDAKTATVKICQSDVSL, encoded by the coding sequence ATGGCTGAGAAAATCACACTCTTAGAGAGTTTCCTGAACTGCCATGTGTGTTCAGAGACTTTCAGAGATCCCGTGTCTCTGAGCTGCAACCACAGATTCTGTTCAAGCTGCCTGCAAAAATTCTGGGAACAAGCTAACAACAAAAACTGTCCCATCTGTAAGAGAAAATCCTCAAGAGATAACCTGACAGTGGACTTTGCACTGAAGGAACTGGCTGACTCCTTTGCTGGGAGACAGAAAGCTGGATCATGTGAGACAGTGAAAGGAGACAGGAAGGTGGAGGTGGTGTGTAGTAAACATCAAGAAGAGCCTAAATTGTTCTGTAAGGATGAAGATAGAGTTGTGTGTACTGTCTGTGAGTTTTCTCTCCACCACAGTCACAAGGTGGTTCCTGTTGAACAAGCAGTCAGTGACCTGAAGGACCAGCTGAGATCTGACTTAAAGTCTCTGCAGGACAAGAGGGACAAACATGAGAAAATGAAGAATACATACGATGAGGTGATTCAACACTCCAAGAAACAGGTGttgtccacagagaggcagatcaGAGCAGAGTTCAACAAGCTCCACCAGTTcctgaaagaggaagaggagtccAGACTGGCTGCtctgagggaggaagaggagcagaaggcGAAGACTATCaagagagagatgaagatgaTTCAGCAGCAGATCTCCTCTCTGTCAGACTGCATCTCTGCTGTTGAAGGAGAGCTGCAGAAACACAACATGTCATTCCTCAGCAGTTATAAAGCCACTCAGAGCAGAGCCAGAGTCCAGAGCTCACTGTCAGATCCACAGCTGGTCTCAGGAGCGCTGGTAGATGTGGCCAAACACCTGGGCAACCTGTCCTTCAGAGTCTGGGagaagatgaaggaggaggTCCACTTCAGTCCTGTCATTCTGGACCCAAACACTGCTGCCCGCTGGCTCCATCTGTCTGATGATCTGACCAGTGTGAGAAATGACACAAAGCAGCAGCTTCCTGACAATCCAGAGAGACACACTAGATATACCATGGTTCTGGGCTCTGAGGGCTTCAGTTCAGGGAAACACAgctgggaggtggaggtgggagacCATCCTAACTGGCGTTTGGGTGTGGCCAAAGAGTCAGTTGACAGGAAGGGAAAGCTGCTTGTGACACCAAAATATGGAATCTGGTGTATTATGCATAATGATGGAAAGTACAATAATGGTCTCGCTAAGACTGTCACAGTGAAGAAGAGTCTCCAGAAGATCAGAGTCCAGCTGGACTATGACAGGGGGGAGGTGTCCTTCTTCAACCCTGAAGACAACGCTCTCATCTACACTCACAGCGACACTTTCACTGAGAAACTCCTCCCATTTTTCAGTGTTGGAAAATCTGGTGATGCCAAAACTGCTACTGTTAAAATCTGTCAAAGTGATGTTTCTCTGTGA